Proteins co-encoded in one Gossypium arboreum isolate Shixiya-1 chromosome 11, ASM2569848v2, whole genome shotgun sequence genomic window:
- the LOC108472888 gene encoding uncharacterized protein LOC108472888 has translation MWRMLVVLRRNLRNMKKSPRVADESMYGGGNNNNDVNGGGDTSRGISGIGSVVRAPFSLVSCFSQPHVNGHGADGVWVSTDFAQISEMNHFMVRDSMRYAILM, from the coding sequence ATGTGGCGTATGCTCGTGGTTTTGCGACGAAATCTGCGGAACATGAAGAAAAGTCCTCGAGTAGCGGATGAAAGCATGTATGGAGGAGGGAATAACAATAATGATGTTAATGGAGGTGGTGACACGTCTCGTGGTATTTCTGGGATTGGCAGCGTTGTTAGAGCTCCTTTCTCTTTGGTGTCTTGCTTCTCTCAGCCACATGTTAATGGACATGGGGCTGATGGAGTTTGGGTGTCCACTGACTTTGCTCAAATATCAGAGATGAATCATTTTATGGTCAGAGATAGTATGCGGTATGCAATCTTGATGTAA